From one Azospirillum ramasamyi genomic stretch:
- the cas9 gene encoding type II CRISPR RNA-guided endonuclease Cas9 (Cas9, originally named Csn1, is the large, multifunctional signature protein of type II CRISPR/Cas systems. It is well known even to general audiences because its RNA-guided endonuclease activity has made it a popular tool for custom editing of eukaryotic genomes.) — MSKRLRYRLALDLGTNSIGFCLLDLNGDGRPCGVRRMGVRIFPDGRDPKSQQSLAADRRLARSMRRRRDRYLRRRKALMNALVAAALMPETRQARKALEALDPYELRAAAVAGPLPAHQLGRALFHLNQRRGFKSNRKAAGDENEAGKVKSGISALKAELAASGAGTLGQWLAARHASRQPVRARLTGTGAKAAYSFYPDRALVHEEFQAIRAAQAPHHPCVTAEQWDRIESVIFHQRPLKPVKPGKCTLYPAEERAPWALPIAQRFRILHELHNLRIVRPGQGEEGLSPVDFDRFYDRLCRKGDLTFKTLAKELKLPPDARINLEDDKRDRLKGDATADALSAEKGKRRRIGAAWHGFPADRQRGIVGRLIDAEDEGELAGWLVEELGLPWEVAILTAERPGLPDGYCRLSEKALEQVVPLMHEEHLPYDEAVRALGLHHSDHRPDDLLDELPYYGVPLERFIAFGTGEADDPPELRIGRFPNPTVHVALNELRRVVNRIIRRWGKPEEIVVELARDLKQSRADRDKEQREQALNQKKNRTRVEQLRELGIEPTGEALLRLRLWEELPRIGSAHVCVYTGQPISMTQLLQGDVDVDHILPFSRTLANGADNKIVCHRRANRIKRNRTPWEAFGVVPADGYDWSAIAERAESLPQNKRWRFLPNAMERFEKDRGFIDRQLVETRHLSRVAREYLGCIVPLEKVRAAPGRLTAMLRGRWGLNAILSDANLKNRSDHRHHAVDAAVLGVIDQRLVQRVADAAKRAEERELEKLFDGLPDPFDGLPGPSFREQVQDRVQGIIVSHKPEHGWQGRMHNDTAYGPVERLPDGTHRVVTRKPLGSLVEKDFGNIRDRALAAALERHVAEQAAQGRGLGEALSCFTWTGGEVRRVRMLDKLGSPVAVRDEGGRTFKFYKGDSNAWYEILRDGRGRWTGRVVSTYEAYRLHAEWLAERTDRGRDDAAFPDWAAGRLCAGIGTPLFRLFKGDMLAFGTAPNREILRVVKFTDGQITFAGHREAGNLKARDADKEDPFKYRYCSPEALRKAQARPVGVDPAGFVHDRGPLE; from the coding sequence GTGTCCAAGCGTCTCCGCTATCGCCTTGCCCTGGATCTCGGCACAAACAGCATCGGGTTCTGTCTGCTCGATCTGAACGGGGATGGCAGGCCCTGCGGAGTGCGCCGCATGGGCGTTCGCATCTTTCCCGATGGCCGGGATCCGAAATCGCAGCAGTCGCTGGCGGCGGATCGGCGTTTGGCGCGGTCTATGCGCCGGCGCCGCGATCGTTACCTTCGTCGGCGCAAGGCCCTGATGAACGCCTTGGTCGCCGCCGCCCTGATGCCGGAGACCCGGCAGGCGCGCAAGGCGTTGGAAGCGCTGGATCCCTATGAGCTGCGCGCCGCGGCGGTCGCCGGTCCGCTGCCGGCACACCAACTCGGCCGCGCCCTGTTCCATCTGAATCAGCGTCGCGGCTTCAAGAGCAACCGCAAGGCCGCCGGGGATGAGAATGAGGCGGGCAAGGTCAAGAGCGGCATCTCCGCCCTGAAGGCCGAATTGGCGGCCAGCGGTGCCGGCACGCTCGGCCAATGGCTCGCGGCCCGTCATGCCTCCCGCCAGCCGGTGCGGGCGAGGCTGACCGGCACCGGGGCCAAGGCGGCCTACAGCTTCTATCCGGACCGCGCGCTGGTCCATGAGGAATTCCAGGCGATCCGCGCCGCCCAGGCGCCGCATCATCCCTGCGTCACCGCCGAACAGTGGGACCGGATCGAGAGCGTCATCTTCCACCAGCGTCCGCTGAAGCCGGTGAAGCCGGGCAAATGCACCCTTTATCCTGCGGAGGAGCGGGCGCCATGGGCGCTGCCGATCGCACAGCGCTTCCGCATCCTGCATGAACTGCACAATCTCCGCATCGTCCGGCCGGGGCAGGGGGAGGAGGGGCTGTCGCCGGTTGACTTCGACCGCTTCTATGACCGGCTGTGCCGCAAGGGCGACCTGACCTTCAAGACGCTGGCCAAGGAGCTGAAGCTTCCCCCCGACGCCCGCATCAACCTGGAGGATGACAAGCGTGACCGGCTGAAGGGCGACGCCACCGCCGACGCGCTGTCGGCCGAAAAGGGCAAGCGCCGGCGGATCGGCGCCGCCTGGCATGGCTTCCCGGCCGACCGGCAGCGCGGGATCGTCGGCCGCCTGATCGATGCCGAGGATGAGGGGGAACTGGCCGGCTGGCTGGTGGAGGAACTGGGGCTGCCGTGGGAGGTGGCGATCCTGACGGCCGAGCGGCCGGGCCTGCCGGACGGCTATTGCCGGCTCAGTGAAAAGGCGCTGGAGCAGGTGGTGCCGCTGATGCACGAGGAGCATCTGCCCTATGACGAGGCGGTCCGCGCGCTCGGCCTGCATCATTCCGACCATCGCCCGGACGATCTGCTCGACGAGCTGCCTTATTACGGCGTCCCGCTGGAGCGCTTCATCGCCTTCGGCACCGGCGAGGCGGATGACCCGCCGGAACTGCGGATCGGCCGCTTTCCCAACCCTACCGTCCATGTCGCGTTGAACGAGTTGCGGCGGGTGGTGAACCGGATCATCCGGCGCTGGGGCAAGCCGGAGGAGATCGTGGTGGAGCTGGCCCGCGATCTCAAGCAGAGCCGCGCCGACCGTGACAAGGAACAGCGCGAGCAGGCGCTGAACCAGAAGAAGAACCGGACGCGGGTCGAGCAGCTTCGCGAATTGGGCATTGAGCCGACCGGCGAGGCGCTGCTGCGGCTGCGGCTGTGGGAGGAACTGCCGCGAATCGGCAGCGCCCATGTCTGCGTCTATACCGGCCAGCCGATCAGCATGACGCAGCTGCTGCAAGGCGATGTGGACGTCGATCACATCCTGCCCTTCAGCCGGACGCTGGCCAACGGCGCCGACAACAAGATCGTCTGCCACCGCCGCGCCAACCGCATCAAGCGCAACCGGACGCCGTGGGAGGCGTTCGGCGTCGTCCCCGCCGACGGCTATGATTGGTCCGCCATCGCCGAACGCGCCGAGTCGCTTCCCCAGAACAAGCGCTGGCGCTTCCTGCCCAATGCGATGGAGCGATTCGAGAAGGACCGGGGATTCATCGACCGGCAACTTGTCGAAACCCGGCACCTGTCCAGGGTTGCCCGCGAGTATCTCGGCTGCATCGTGCCGCTGGAGAAGGTGAGGGCCGCCCCCGGCCGGCTGACGGCGATGCTGCGCGGCCGATGGGGGCTGAACGCCATCCTGTCCGACGCCAATCTGAAAAACCGGTCGGATCATCGCCACCATGCCGTCGATGCCGCCGTGCTGGGGGTGATCGACCAGCGGCTGGTGCAGAGGGTGGCCGACGCCGCCAAGCGGGCGGAAGAGAGGGAACTGGAAAAGCTGTTCGACGGTCTGCCCGACCCGTTCGACGGCTTGCCCGGCCCGTCCTTCCGGGAACAGGTCCAGGACAGGGTGCAGGGGATCATCGTGTCCCACAAGCCCGAACATGGCTGGCAAGGGCGGATGCACAACGACACCGCCTATGGCCCGGTCGAGCGGCTGCCCGACGGAACCCATCGGGTGGTGACGCGCAAGCCGCTGGGGTCGCTCGTCGAAAAGGACTTCGGGAACATCCGCGACCGTGCCCTCGCCGCGGCGCTGGAACGCCATGTCGCCGAACAGGCGGCGCAGGGGCGCGGCCTGGGCGAGGCGCTGTCCTGCTTCACCTGGACGGGCGGAGAGGTGCGCCGCGTCCGCATGCTGGACAAGCTGGGCAGCCCCGTCGCGGTCCGGGACGAGGGTGGGCGGACCTTCAAGTTCTACAAGGGCGACAGCAACGCCTGGTACGAGATCCTGCGCGACGGGCGCGGGCGTTGGACGGGACGGGTCGTCAGCACCTATGAGGCCTACCGGCTTCACGCCGAATGGCTGGCCGAGAGGACCGACCGTGGGCGGGACGATGCCGCTTTCCCGGACTGGGCGGCGGGCCGGCTGTGCGCCGGCATCGGCACGCCGCTGTTCCGCCTGTTCAAGGGCGACATGCTGGCCTTCGGAACCGCGCCGAATCGGGAAATCCTGCGGGTGGTCAAGTTCACGGACGGGCAAATCACCTTCGCCGGCCATCGGGAGGCTGGAAACCTCAAGGCGCGGGATGCCGACAAGGAGGATCCGTTCAAGTACCGCTACTGTTCGCCCGAGGCCTTGCGCAAGGCGCAGGCGCGGCCGGTGGGGGTGGACCCCGCCGGCTTCGTCCATGACCGCGGGCCGTTGGAGTAG
- the cas1 gene encoding type II CRISPR-associated endonuclease Cas1 → MEVAEDGRHLSLDRGFMVVSEKGRELGRVPLDDMAVLIATAHGLTYSNNLLLALLERDCSVILCGRNFTPAAILWPLDGHHIQAQRMRAQADITDAFKRRLWQAIARAKVRNQGAILQALGHSAGAFEELARKMRTGDPENIEAQAARRYWPLLFGPDFRRDAEEPGINGLLNYGYAVLRGGTARATAAAGLHPSLGLKHSNRSNPMCLVDDLLEPFRPMVDIAVHRMVSDGLLEVDRETKRILAGLLVQDLRTDAGVTPLSTCLFRLATSLAQVLSGERQVLDLPLSPLPLEIIRGPSAKEGAHVTQRVSAHVDDGDV, encoded by the coding sequence GTGGAGGTGGCCGAGGACGGACGGCATCTGTCGCTCGACCGTGGTTTCATGGTGGTGTCGGAAAAGGGGCGCGAGCTTGGCCGCGTCCCTCTCGACGACATGGCGGTGCTGATCGCCACCGCCCATGGGTTGACCTATTCCAACAATCTGCTGCTGGCCCTGCTGGAACGGGATTGTTCGGTCATCCTGTGCGGGCGGAATTTCACCCCGGCAGCCATCCTTTGGCCGCTGGACGGCCATCACATCCAGGCCCAGCGCATGCGGGCGCAGGCGGACATCACCGATGCCTTCAAGCGCCGGCTGTGGCAGGCCATCGCCCGTGCGAAGGTCCGCAATCAGGGGGCGATCCTCCAGGCGCTCGGCCATTCCGCCGGCGCGTTCGAGGAACTGGCCCGAAAGATGCGGACCGGCGACCCGGAGAACATCGAGGCGCAGGCGGCGCGGCGCTACTGGCCCCTGCTGTTCGGGCCGGATTTTCGGCGCGATGCCGAGGAACCGGGTATCAATGGGCTGTTGAACTATGGCTATGCCGTGCTGCGCGGCGGTACAGCGCGGGCGACTGCTGCCGCCGGACTGCATCCGAGCCTTGGGCTGAAGCATTCCAACCGCTCCAACCCCATGTGTCTGGTCGACGATCTGCTGGAGCCGTTCCGGCCCATGGTGGATATCGCCGTCCACCGTATGGTCTCGGATGGGCTTCTGGAGGTCGATCGCGAGACGAAGCGGATCCTGGCCGGGCTGCTGGTGCAGGACTTGCGGACGGATGCCGGGGTGACGCCGCTTTCCACCTGCCTGTTTCGGCTGGCGACATCGCTCGCACAGGTTCTTTCCGGCGAACGCCAGGTTCTCGACCTTCCGCTGTCGCCGCTTCCCCTCGAAATAATTCGTGGTCCGTCAGCCAAGGAGGGCGCGCATGTCACTCAGCGCGTATCGGCTCATGTGGATGATGGTGATGTTTGA
- the cas2 gene encoding CRISPR-associated endonuclease Cas2 — protein MFDLPTVTKADQKAATRFRNFLLDEGFEMSQFSVYMRFCAGAPQVEARIGRIRSNLPKRGKVQILTFTDRQYQTMVCFDTRTKQEPAAKYEQFKLF, from the coding sequence ATGTTTGACCTGCCGACCGTCACCAAAGCCGATCAGAAAGCGGCGACTCGGTTCCGTAATTTTCTGTTGGATGAGGGCTTCGAGATGTCGCAATTCAGCGTCTACATGCGCTTCTGCGCCGGCGCTCCGCAGGTCGAGGCGCGAATCGGACGGATCAGGTCCAACCTGCCGAAGCGGGGAAAGGTGCAGATCCTGACCTTCACCGACCGTCAGTATCAGACGATGGTGTGCTTCGACACGCGCACGAAACAAGAACCTGCCGCAAAATATGAACAGTTCAAGCTGTTTTGA
- a CDS encoding organic hydroperoxide resistance protein, with protein sequence MKTLYSTKVSATGGRDGKAVSEDGLLSVALAAPKELGGQGGATNPEQLFAAGYSACFIGAIKFVGNRDKIAVPADLSVTATVGIGARDDGEGFGLTVDFVVSLPGMDKAAAEDLLARAHKVCPYSHATKGNIPVTTTLA encoded by the coding sequence ATGAAGACCCTGTATTCGACGAAGGTTTCCGCCACCGGTGGCCGCGACGGCAAGGCCGTCAGCGAGGACGGACTGCTGTCGGTCGCGCTGGCCGCGCCGAAGGAATTGGGCGGGCAGGGCGGGGCCACCAATCCCGAGCAGCTGTTCGCCGCCGGCTATTCGGCCTGCTTCATCGGCGCCATCAAGTTCGTCGGAAACCGCGACAAGATCGCCGTTCCGGCCGATCTGTCGGTGACCGCCACGGTCGGCATCGGCGCCCGCGACGACGGCGAGGGTTTCGGCCTGACGGTGGATTTCGTCGTGTCGCTGCCGGGCATGGACAAGGCCGCCGCCGAGGATCTGCTGGCCCGCGCCCACAAGGTCTGCCCCTACAGCCATGCCACCAAGGGCAACATCCCGGTCACCACGACGCTTGCCTGA
- a CDS encoding MarR family winged helix-turn-helix transcriptional regulator, whose amino-acid sequence MTADRNDPLLLSNQACFALYSANLAMTRIYRPLLEALGLTYPQYLAMLLLWEEDGRSMKALGERLGLDSGTLTPLLKRLEGQGLVSRARDPQDERLVRIRLTPEGAALRDKAECLPTHIAAAAGCSVEELASLRDALLKLRDDLNRAADRG is encoded by the coding sequence ATGACTGCCGACAGGAACGATCCGCTTCTGCTCTCCAACCAGGCCTGCTTCGCCCTGTATTCGGCGAATCTGGCGATGACCCGCATCTATCGTCCGCTGCTGGAGGCGCTCGGCCTGACCTACCCGCAATATCTGGCGATGCTGCTGCTGTGGGAGGAGGACGGACGGTCGATGAAGGCGCTGGGCGAAAGGCTGGGGCTGGACAGCGGCACGCTGACCCCGCTGCTGAAGCGGTTGGAAGGGCAGGGGCTGGTCAGCCGCGCCCGCGACCCGCAGGATGAACGGCTGGTCCGCATCCGCCTGACACCCGAAGGCGCCGCGTTGCGCGACAAGGCCGAATGCCTGCCGACCCACATCGCCGCTGCCGCCGGCTGCTCGGTGGAGGAGTTGGCATCCCTGCGCGACGCGCTGCTGAAGCTGCGCGACGACCTGAACCGCGCCGCCGATCGGGGCTGA
- a CDS encoding GNAT family N-acetyltransferase encodes MTPNFIDDRLRIRAADADDAPDLARLIDIAGGGVYGFLLDGLVPGLTAAEMLMPGLAGRSGSLSHRQSGVAELDGRVVGIAHGYPTDWIRTEDYSGLPPDRVAHMAAFSETLDGGSYFLSALAVDPAQRRHGIAGRLLGWFYERARTGGFDRVTLHVWADNDPARRLYAGEGFEEIGHADIPWHPRLPHQGGSILMRRYL; translated from the coding sequence GTGACGCCCAATTTCATCGACGACCGTCTCCGCATCCGCGCGGCCGATGCCGACGACGCGCCGGACCTCGCCCGGCTGATCGACATTGCCGGCGGCGGGGTCTACGGCTTTCTGCTGGACGGGCTGGTGCCGGGGCTGACGGCGGCGGAAATGCTGATGCCGGGCCTTGCCGGGCGCAGCGGTTCGCTGTCCCATCGGCAGAGCGGGGTCGCCGAACTGGACGGGCGGGTCGTCGGCATCGCCCACGGCTATCCCACCGACTGGATCCGGACGGAGGATTACAGCGGTCTGCCGCCCGACCGCGTCGCCCATATGGCCGCATTCTCCGAAACGCTGGACGGGGGCAGCTATTTCCTGTCGGCCCTGGCGGTCGATCCGGCGCAGCGGCGCCACGGCATCGCCGGACGGCTGCTGGGCTGGTTCTATGAACGGGCGCGGACCGGCGGGTTCGACCGCGTCACCCTGCATGTCTGGGCCGACAACGACCCGGCCCGCCGCCTTTATGCCGGCGAAGGGTTCGAGGAGATCGGCCACGCCGACATCCCCTGGCACCCCCGCCTGCCGCACCAGGGCGGCAGCATCCTGATGCGGCGCTATCTCTGA
- a CDS encoding alpha/beta fold hydrolase yields MTDRQSTILKTLGITALALGGLAVANTLAARAAERRYPPEGRFVTVDGVRLHYTEAGEGPPVVLLHGNVSALGDSLASGLFDRLAKNHRVIAFDRPGMGHSDRPRDRAWTPEEQADLLAEAFAVLGIENAVVAGHSYATLVALALALDHPRTVKGLALIAGYYFPTKRVDAVMVAPVAAPVLGDLLRYTVTPPFSKAVMPAMLKTLFSPRPVPDHLTETFPVALTTRPSQLRANAEDGVTLAPGAERLQHRYADVTVPVAIFAGHEDRIVSQEEQSGRLHHVLPNSTLHWVPDCGHMVHYAAPDLVVRRIDELSAESPPLREAAHTAGRKS; encoded by the coding sequence ATGACCGACCGCCAATCCACCATCCTCAAGACCCTGGGCATCACCGCGCTGGCCTTGGGCGGGCTGGCCGTCGCCAACACGCTGGCGGCCCGCGCGGCGGAGCGGCGCTACCCACCCGAAGGCCGCTTCGTGACCGTCGACGGGGTCCGCCTGCATTACACGGAAGCCGGCGAGGGACCGCCGGTCGTGCTGCTGCACGGCAACGTCTCCGCGCTCGGCGATTCGCTGGCGAGCGGGCTTTTCGACCGGCTGGCGAAGAACCATCGGGTCATCGCCTTCGACCGCCCCGGCATGGGCCACAGCGACCGTCCCCGCGACCGCGCCTGGACGCCGGAGGAACAGGCGGACCTGCTGGCCGAGGCCTTCGCCGTGCTGGGGATCGAGAACGCGGTGGTCGCCGGCCATTCCTATGCGACGCTGGTGGCGCTGGCCCTGGCGCTGGACCATCCGCGCACGGTCAAGGGGCTGGCGCTGATCGCCGGCTATTACTTCCCGACCAAGCGGGTGGACGCCGTGATGGTGGCGCCGGTCGCGGCGCCAGTGCTGGGCGATCTGCTGCGCTACACCGTGACTCCGCCCTTCTCCAAGGCGGTGATGCCGGCGATGCTGAAGACCCTGTTCTCGCCGCGGCCGGTGCCGGACCATCTGACCGAAACCTTCCCCGTCGCCCTGACCACCCGGCCGAGCCAGCTGCGCGCCAACGCCGAGGACGGCGTCACCCTGGCGCCAGGCGCGGAGCGGCTGCAGCACCGCTATGCCGACGTGACCGTCCCGGTGGCGATCTTCGCCGGCCATGAGGACCGCATCGTTTCACAGGAGGAGCAGAGCGGCCGCCTGCATCACGTGCTGCCGAACAGCACCCTGCATTGGGTGCCGGACTGCGGGCATATGGTGCATTACGCCGCCCCCGATCTGGTGGTGCGCCGCATCGACGAACTGTCGGCCGAAAGCCCGCCGTTGCGGGAGGCCGCTCATACTGCCGGGCGCAAGTCCTGA
- the prmB gene encoding 50S ribosomal protein L3 N(5)-glutamine methyltransferase — protein MTAKHTAATAAAELSTIRDFLRYGVSRFNEADLDYGHGTTTAFDEAVFLVLETLHLPVDQLDPYLDSRLTAAEREAVAGILHARIDTRKPAPYLLNKAYIQGIPFYVDERVIVPRSYIGELLFSDLFGGDEFTLVEDPTSVERVLDLCTGSGCLAILAARIFPEAQVDAVDLSPDALEVAKRNVADSGFEDRITLHQGDLFAPLKTRKYDVIITNPPYVDAEAMDALPPEFRAEPEMALAGGHDGLDIVRRILKEAPKHLTPEGGLLCEFGTGREILEAEYPHLDFLWLQTANSFGEVFWLTREQLKAGK, from the coding sequence GTGACCGCCAAGCACACCGCCGCCACAGCCGCCGCCGAGCTGTCGACCATCCGCGATTTCCTGCGCTACGGCGTCAGCCGCTTCAACGAGGCCGATCTCGATTACGGCCACGGCACCACCACGGCCTTCGACGAGGCGGTGTTCCTGGTGCTGGAGACGCTGCACCTGCCGGTCGACCAGCTCGATCCCTATCTCGACTCCCGCCTGACCGCGGCGGAGCGCGAGGCGGTGGCCGGCATCCTCCATGCCCGCATCGACACCCGCAAGCCGGCGCCCTACCTGCTGAACAAGGCCTATATCCAGGGCATCCCCTTCTATGTGGACGAGCGGGTGATCGTCCCGCGCTCCTACATCGGGGAGCTGCTGTTCTCCGACCTGTTCGGCGGCGACGAATTCACGCTGGTGGAGGATCCGACCTCGGTGGAGCGGGTGCTGGATCTGTGCACCGGTTCCGGCTGCCTCGCCATCCTCGCCGCCCGCATCTTCCCGGAAGCCCAGGTGGACGCGGTGGACCTGTCGCCCGACGCGCTTGAGGTGGCAAAGCGCAACGTCGCCGACAGCGGGTTCGAGGACCGCATCACCCTGCACCAGGGCGACCTGTTCGCGCCGCTGAAGACGCGGAAATACGACGTCATCATCACCAACCCGCCCTATGTCGACGCCGAGGCGATGGACGCCCTGCCGCCCGAATTCCGGGCCGAGCCGGAAATGGCGCTGGCCGGCGGCCATGACGGGCTGGACATCGTCCGCCGCATCCTGAAGGAAGCTCCCAAGCACCTGACCCCGGAGGGCGGCCTGCTCTGCGAGTTCGGCACCGGCCGCGAGATCCTGGAGGCGGAATATCCCCATCTGGACTTCCTGTGGCTGCAGACCGCCAACAGCTTCGGCGAGGTGTTCTGGCTGACGCGGGAGCAGTTGAAGGCGGGGAAGTGA
- the arsC gene encoding arsenate reductase (glutaredoxin) (This arsenate reductase requires both glutathione and glutaredoxin to convert arsenate to arsenite, after which the efflux transporter formed by ArsA and ArsB can extrude the arsenite from the cell, providing resistance.), whose protein sequence is MSDVTIYHNPRCSKSRETLELLRSRGVEPAVIEYLKTPPSPAELTAILAKLGKGPRDITRAKAAAEAGIAKDLDGEALIAALSANPSAIERPIVVKGDRARVGRPPDSVLDLL, encoded by the coding sequence ATGAGCGACGTGACGATCTATCACAATCCGCGCTGCAGCAAATCGCGCGAGACGCTGGAACTCCTGCGCTCCCGCGGCGTCGAGCCGGCGGTGATCGAGTATCTGAAGACCCCGCCCTCCCCGGCGGAGCTGACCGCCATCCTCGCCAAGCTGGGCAAGGGTCCGCGCGACATCACCCGCGCCAAGGCGGCGGCGGAGGCCGGCATCGCCAAGGACCTCGACGGCGAGGCGCTGATCGCCGCCCTGTCCGCCAACCCGTCCGCCATCGAACGCCCGATCGTGGTGAAGGGCGACCGCGCCCGCGTCGGCCGTCCGCCGGACTCGGTTCTGGACCTCCTCTGA
- the serA gene encoding phosphoglycerate dehydrogenase, with protein MTKLSLSKDKINILLLEGVHDNAIDELARGGYASVERLPGALDEDELLERIGSVHILGIRSRTHLTAKVFEAASKLITVGCFCIGTNQVDLKAARRTGIPVFNAPYSNTRSVAELVIGEIIMLMRGIFEKSQLVHGGGWMKSAKDSYEIRGKTLGIVGYGHIGTQVSILAEAMGMQVRFYDVVRKLALGNARACDSLEELLSVSDVVTLHVPDTAQTRNMIGARELATMKKGSHLINAARGQVVDIEALAAALNSRHILGAAIDVFPVEPGSDKEEFQSALRGIRNAILTPHIGGSTMEAQANIGTEVAQKLLEYSDNGSTVGAVNFPQVALPVQAGCTRFLHVHENRPGILRKVNEVFSARDLNIAAQYLQTDPELGYVVVDVNGDVEELEVVNDLRAIEGTLKARFLFPAHP; from the coding sequence GTGACCAAGCTCTCGCTCTCCAAGGACAAGATCAACATCCTTCTTCTTGAAGGTGTCCACGACAACGCCATCGACGAGCTGGCCCGTGGCGGCTACGCCTCGGTCGAGCGGCTGCCTGGCGCCCTGGACGAGGACGAGCTGCTGGAGCGAATCGGTTCGGTCCATATCCTGGGCATCCGGTCGCGCACCCATCTGACCGCCAAGGTGTTCGAGGCGGCGAGCAAGCTGATCACCGTCGGCTGCTTCTGCATCGGCACGAACCAGGTCGATCTGAAGGCGGCGCGGCGCACCGGCATCCCCGTGTTCAACGCCCCCTATTCCAACACCCGGTCGGTGGCGGAGCTGGTGATCGGCGAGATCATCATGCTGATGCGCGGCATCTTCGAGAAGTCGCAGCTGGTTCACGGCGGCGGCTGGATGAAGTCGGCGAAGGACTCCTACGAGATCCGCGGCAAGACCCTGGGCATCGTCGGTTACGGCCATATCGGCACCCAGGTGTCGATCCTGGCCGAGGCGATGGGCATGCAGGTCCGGTTCTACGACGTCGTGCGCAAGCTGGCGCTCGGCAACGCGCGGGCCTGCGATTCGCTGGAGGAGCTGCTGTCGGTGTCCGACGTGGTGACCCTGCATGTGCCGGACACCGCGCAGACCCGCAACATGATCGGCGCGCGTGAACTGGCGACGATGAAGAAGGGCAGCCATCTGATCAACGCCGCCCGCGGCCAGGTGGTGGACATCGAGGCGCTGGCCGCCGCGCTGAACAGCCGCCACATCCTGGGCGCCGCCATCGACGTCTTCCCGGTCGAGCCCGGCTCGGACAAGGAAGAGTTCCAGAGCGCGCTCCGCGGCATCAGGAACGCCATCCTGACCCCCCATATCGGCGGCTCGACGATGGAGGCGCAGGCCAACATCGGCACCGAGGTGGCGCAGAAGCTTCTCGAATATTCGGACAACGGCTCCACCGTCGGCGCGGTCAACTTCCCGCAGGTGGCGCTGCCGGTTCAGGCCGGCTGCACCCGCTTCCTGCACGTCCACGAGAACCGGCCGGGCATCCTGCGCAAGGTGAACGAGGTGTTCTCCGCCCGCGACCTGAACATCGCCGCCCAGTATCTCCAGACCGATCCAGAACTGGGCTATGTAGTGGTCGACGTCAACGGAGACGTGGAGGAGTTGGAGGTCGTCAACGACCTGCGCGCCATCGAAGGCACGTTGAAGGCGCGCTTCCTGTTCCCGGCGCATCCCTGA
- a CDS encoding HNH endonuclease → MRSLPPPPITVPAAPQEDHPACPLCGRPMVPGASLNEHHLVPRTYGGRDTVTMHRICHAKIHAVLTEQQLRDHYHEIEALRGHPDIAAFIRWVRRKPPEFTGGHAADRRRRKR, encoded by the coding sequence ATGCGCAGCCTGCCTCCACCGCCGATCACCGTCCCCGCCGCCCCACAGGAAGACCATCCGGCCTGCCCGCTCTGCGGCCGGCCGATGGTGCCGGGCGCCAGCCTGAACGAACACCATCTGGTTCCGCGAACCTATGGCGGACGCGACACGGTGACGATGCACCGCATCTGCCACGCCAAGATCCACGCGGTGCTGACCGAGCAGCAGCTTCGCGACCACTACCACGAGATCGAGGCTCTGCGCGGTCATCCCGACATCGCCGCCTTCATCCGCTGGGTCCGCCGCAAGCCGCCGGAGTTCACCGGCGGACACGCCGCCGACCGGCGGCGGCGCAAGCGCTGA